Proteins encoded within one genomic window of Triticum aestivum cultivar Chinese Spring chromosome 2D, IWGSC CS RefSeq v2.1, whole genome shotgun sequence:
- the LOC123052113 gene encoding probable GTP diphosphokinase RSH2, chloroplastic translates to MPAAVACSVKCRPHHRLSAPQPHAALELLPRAPASAAGELRATRCRTPPSLSFARASDQGEAPYARPPSARRARAAVAGCEEVGPASSAAAAALLAGAQSRHAIFREELVRRAYYAAEAAHRGQMRASGDPYLQHCVETAALLAELGAGPPVIAAGLLHDTVDDAGLDYGSISEQFGAGVADLVKGVSNLSHLSKLARRNDTASRTDEADRLRTVFLAMEDARAVLIKLADRLHNMRTLDSLPKIKQQCFAKETLEIFAPLANQLGILNWKEQLENLCFKHLYPEQYEELSSNLHEFYNRDMIAAAIRRLEQALQVRGLSYRSISGRHKSIYSIYSKMTRYQSLHTVVLSEETLPLEIQIRTADMHLQAEFGIAAHWRYKEGVRNCSSSLPEMVEWVRCVVTWQCETLHIDHPSPPGLGSSPRATCTFPSDSDGCPFSYSKQCDHTGPILVILLENEKMSVQELPQNSKILDLLKRASSYDMQLSLRLNSHAVHNLNQELKMGDVLELIPSTPCKSGGYMRELNQMSDHRLAVSQS, encoded by the exons ATGCCGGCGGCGGTCGCTTGCTCCGTCAAGTGCCGGCCCCACCACCGCCTCTCGGCGCCGCAGCCCCACGCCGCGCTGGAGCTCCTCCCCCGCGCCCCGGCCTCCGCCGCCGGCGAGCTGCGGGCGACCCGGTGCCGGACCCCGCCTTCCCTCTCCTTCGCGCGCGCCTCCGACCAAGGGGAGGCTCCCTATGCCCGCCCGCCGTCCGCAAGGCGGGCCCGCGCTGCCGTGGCGGGGTGCGAGGAAGTCGGCCCCGCTTCTTCCGCGGCCGCGGCCGCCCTGCTCGCCGGCGCGCAGTCGCGGCACGCTATCTTCCGCGAGGAGCTCGTGAGGAGGGCCTACTACGCGGCGGAGGCGGCCCACCGCGGCCAG ATGCGCGCGAGCGGCGACCCTTACCTGCAGCACTGCGTGGAGACGGCGGCGCTGCTCGCGGAGCTCGGCGCAGGCCCTCCGGTTATCGCGGCGGGGCTGTTGCACGACACGGTGGACGACGCAGGCCTGGATTACGGCTCCATCTCCGAGCAATTCGGTGCTGGCGTTGCGGACCTCGTGAAGGGG GTTTCTAATCTAAGTCATTTGAGCAAACTGGCTCGTAGAAACGATACGGCGAGCAGAACTGATGAAGCTGACAGATTGCGTACAGTCTTCCTTGCAATGGAGGATGCGAGAGCAGTGCTTATCAAACTTGCTGATAGGCTACACAATATGAGGACGTTGGATTCATTGCCCAAGATCAAACAGCAGTGCTTTGCAAAGGAAACACTGGAGATATTTGCTCCATTGGCGAATCAATTGGGCATCTTGAACTGGAAGGAGCAGCTTGAAAATCTGTGTTTCAAGCATCTTTACCCAGAGCAATATGAGGAACTGTCATCCAACCTTCATGAGTTTTACAACAGAGATATGATTGCAGCTGCAATAAGGCGATTGGAACAGGCCCTTCAGGTGAGAGGTCTATCCTATCGTTCCATATCAGGGAGACACAAGAGCATATACAGCATCTACAGCAAGATGACAAG GTACCAATCGCTGCACACGGTTGTTCTCAGTGAAGAAACACTCCCATTAGAGATCCAAATTCGTACTGCGGACATGCACTTGCAGGCAGAGTTTGGAATCGCTGCACATTGGAGATACAAGGAAGGCGTACGTAACTGCTCTTCATCTCTGCCTGAAATGGTTGAATGGGTTAGATGTGTCGTTACATGGCAGTGTGAAACTTTGCACATAGACCACCCTTCGCCTCCTGGACTTGGTTCTTCCCCAAGGGCAACATGCACCTTCCCTTCTGACTCTGATGGCTGTCCTTTCTCCTATTCAAAACAATGTGACCACACTGGACCAATCCTAGTGATACTTCTGGAGAATGAAAAG ATGTCGGTGCAAGAGCTCCCACAAAATTCGAAAATACTGGACCTGTTGAAGAGGGCTTCAAGCTACGACATGCAGTTGAGCCTAAGGCTGAACAGCCATGCTGTGCACAACCTGAACCAGGAGCTGAAGATGGGCGACGTGCTGGAGCTGATCCCTTCAACTCCATGCAAATCTGGAGGCTACATGAGGGAGCTCAACCAAATGTCTGATCACCGTCTCGCCGTTTCGCAGTCTTGA
- the LOC123049015 gene encoding transcription initiation factor TFIID subunit 9-like — MDTGVGRTPPPAAAADAGDEPRDARVVKEILRSVGLNEGDYEPAVVHQFLRLAHRYTGDVLGDALAYADHAGRASLQADDVHLAIRSNATFGHEPPGREVRA; from the coding sequence ATGGACACCGGGGTCGGACGGACCCCTcctcctgcggcggcggcggacgccggCGATGAGCCACGGGACGCGCGTGTCGTGAAGGAGATCTTGCGTTCGGTGGGGCTTAATGAAGGGGATTACGAGCCGGCGGTGGTCCACCAGTTCCTGAGGCTCGCCCACCGGTACACCGGCGACGTGCTCGGCGACGCGCTGGCCTACGCGGATCACGCTGGCAGGGCGTCGCTCCAAGCAGACGACGTCCACCTCGCCATCCGCTCCAACGCAACGTTCGGCCACGAGCCGCCGGGCCGCGAGGTACGTGCTTAG